One window of Lacerta agilis isolate rLacAgi1 chromosome 14, rLacAgi1.pri, whole genome shotgun sequence genomic DNA carries:
- the HEXIM1 gene encoding protein HEXIM1 isoform X2, translated as MDGRWQPRETKQQDGSPMSEDEEACRDAEHVAPPVGRSLSAPGGAVSGEVEDQNCGAPADVQKPCDGEQLGLQCQAYSGPVGQRFRPQAEGEEEKLVKKKHRRRPSKKKRHWKPYYKLSWEEKKKFDEKQSQRASRLRAEMFAKGQPVAPYNTTQFLMEDHDQEEPDLKTGLFPKKAATKSDDTSEEDFFVEEEGGGSDGMGGDGSEFLQKDFSETYEKYHVESLQNMSKQELITEYLELEKCLSKMEEENNRLRMENKKFLGDSTEDPRVSQLEEELGRLRAENQKLLKENELSRQQEKAFPKLGE; from the coding sequence ATGGACGGTAGGTGGCAGCCGAGAGAGACCAAGCAGCAGGATGGCAGCCCCATGAGCGAAGATGAGGAAGCCTGCCGTGATGCAGAACATGTGGCTCCTCCGGTTGGGAGAAGTTTGAGTGCCCCAGGGGGAGCCGTCAGCGGTGAGGTTGAGGACCAGAACTGTGGCGCACCTGCGGACGTCCAAAAGCCATGTGATGGAGAGCAGCTCGGCTTGCAGTGCCAAGCCTACTCGGGGCCTGTTGGCCAGAGGTTCAGGCCCCAAGCTGAAGGTGAGGAGGAGAAGCTGGTCAAGAAGAAGCACAGGAGGCGTCCTTCCAAGAAGAAGAGGCACTGGAAGCCTTACTACAAGCTCagctgggaagagaagaagaagtttgACGAGAAGCAGAGCCAACGGGCCTCCAGGCTGCGGGCGGAGATGTTCGCGAAGGGGCAGCCTGTCGCCCCGTACAACACCACACAGTTCTTGATGGAGGACCATGACCAGGAAGAACCAGACTTGAAGACCGGCCTGTTCCCCAAGAAGGCTGCCACCAAGTCGGACGACACCAGCGAGGAAGACTTCTttgtggaggaggagggcggcggcagcgacgggatGGGAGGCGATGGCAGCGAGTTTCTCCAGAAGGACTTCTCCGAGACCTACGAGAAGTACCACGTTGAAAGCCTTCAGAACATGAGCAAGCAGGAGCTGATCACTGAGTACCTGGAGCTGGAGAAGTGTCTCTCCAAGATGGAGGAAGAGAACAACCGCCTGCGGATGGAGAATAAGAAATTCTTGGGGGACTCGACGGAAGACCCCCGGGTAAGTCAGCTAGAGGAGGAACTGGGCAGGTTGAGAGCTGAGAACCAGAAACTCTTGAAAGAGAACGAACTCAGCAGACAACAGGAGAAAGCTTTTCCCAAATTGGGAGAGTGA
- the HEXIM1 gene encoding protein HEXIM1 isoform X1: MADAALSASQQQPNGKTSPFSPCRDASSGEGPFLVSPPASRELLQGEAMDGRWQPRETKQQDGSPMSEDEEACRDAEHVAPPVGRSLSAPGGAVSGEVEDQNCGAPADVQKPCDGEQLGLQCQAYSGPVGQRFRPQAEGEEEKLVKKKHRRRPSKKKRHWKPYYKLSWEEKKKFDEKQSQRASRLRAEMFAKGQPVAPYNTTQFLMEDHDQEEPDLKTGLFPKKAATKSDDTSEEDFFVEEEGGGSDGMGGDGSEFLQKDFSETYEKYHVESLQNMSKQELITEYLELEKCLSKMEEENNRLRMENKKFLGDSTEDPRVSQLEEELGRLRAENQKLLKENELSRQQEKAFPKLGE; encoded by the coding sequence ATGGCTGACGCTGCCCTCTCTGCCAGCCAGCAGCAACCGAATGGCAAaacttctcccttctccccctgCAGGGATGCCAGTAGTGGAGAGGGGCCCTTTTTGGTGTCTCCACCCGCCAGCCGAGAACTGCTCCAAGGAGAAGCGATGGACGGTAGGTGGCAGCCGAGAGAGACCAAGCAGCAGGATGGCAGCCCCATGAGCGAAGATGAGGAAGCCTGCCGTGATGCAGAACATGTGGCTCCTCCGGTTGGGAGAAGTTTGAGTGCCCCAGGGGGAGCCGTCAGCGGTGAGGTTGAGGACCAGAACTGTGGCGCACCTGCGGACGTCCAAAAGCCATGTGATGGAGAGCAGCTCGGCTTGCAGTGCCAAGCCTACTCGGGGCCTGTTGGCCAGAGGTTCAGGCCCCAAGCTGAAGGTGAGGAGGAGAAGCTGGTCAAGAAGAAGCACAGGAGGCGTCCTTCCAAGAAGAAGAGGCACTGGAAGCCTTACTACAAGCTCagctgggaagagaagaagaagtttgACGAGAAGCAGAGCCAACGGGCCTCCAGGCTGCGGGCGGAGATGTTCGCGAAGGGGCAGCCTGTCGCCCCGTACAACACCACACAGTTCTTGATGGAGGACCATGACCAGGAAGAACCAGACTTGAAGACCGGCCTGTTCCCCAAGAAGGCTGCCACCAAGTCGGACGACACCAGCGAGGAAGACTTCTttgtggaggaggagggcggcggcagcgacgggatGGGAGGCGATGGCAGCGAGTTTCTCCAGAAGGACTTCTCCGAGACCTACGAGAAGTACCACGTTGAAAGCCTTCAGAACATGAGCAAGCAGGAGCTGATCACTGAGTACCTGGAGCTGGAGAAGTGTCTCTCCAAGATGGAGGAAGAGAACAACCGCCTGCGGATGGAGAATAAGAAATTCTTGGGGGACTCGACGGAAGACCCCCGGGTAAGTCAGCTAGAGGAGGAACTGGGCAGGTTGAGAGCTGAGAACCAGAAACTCTTGAAAGAGAACGAACTCAGCAGACAACAGGAGAAAGCTTTTCCCAAATTGGGAGAGTGA